The Corallococcus exiguus genome includes a region encoding these proteins:
- a CDS encoding 2OG-Fe(II) oxygenase: protein MDWEGTGRELDARGCAVLEQLLTPDECEALALLYDVDDAFRSRVVMARHGFGRGEYKYFDHPLPEVVTELRTALYPCLAPIANRWNTAMGIDVRYPDVHADFLARCHEAGQVRPTPLLLRYGADDYNCLHQDLYGEHVFPLQVAILLSEPGRDFTGGEFVLTEQRPRMQSRAEVVPLRQGDAVVFAVHHRPVQGTRGTYRVNLRHGVSRVRSGMRHTAGIIFHDAA from the coding sequence GTGGATTGGGAGGGAACGGGCCGGGAGTTGGATGCCCGTGGGTGCGCGGTGCTGGAGCAACTGCTCACGCCTGACGAGTGCGAAGCATTGGCGTTGCTCTACGACGTGGACGACGCCTTTCGCAGCCGAGTGGTGATGGCGCGGCACGGGTTCGGCCGGGGCGAATACAAATACTTCGACCATCCGTTGCCGGAGGTCGTGACGGAACTGCGCACGGCGCTGTATCCATGCCTGGCGCCCATCGCGAACCGCTGGAACACGGCCATGGGCATCGACGTGCGGTATCCGGACGTCCACGCGGACTTCCTCGCGCGATGCCACGAAGCCGGGCAGGTGCGGCCCACGCCCCTGCTCCTGCGCTACGGCGCGGACGACTACAACTGCTTGCACCAGGACCTGTATGGCGAGCACGTCTTCCCGCTCCAGGTGGCCATCCTCCTCTCCGAACCCGGACGGGACTTCACGGGCGGCGAGTTCGTCCTGACGGAGCAACGTCCCCGAATGCAGTCACGCGCGGAGGTCGTCCCTCTGCGTCAGGGGGATGCGGTCGTCTTCGCGGTGCATCATCGCCCGGTCCAGGGCACACGGGGCACGTACCGCGTCAACCTGCGGCACGGTGTCAGCCGCGTACGCTCCGGCATGAGGCACACGGCAGGCATCATTTTCCATGATGCGGCGTAG